The following coding sequences are from one Rhineura floridana isolate rRhiFlo1 chromosome 2, rRhiFlo1.hap2, whole genome shotgun sequence window:
- the LOC133376290 gene encoding 10 kDa heat shock protein, mitochondrial isoform X3, with product MECACAGYDPFHVCSLRGSVTGVRSACVSSAVRVAAALLVRAMAGQAFKKFLPLFDRVLVERCAAETVTKGGIMIPEKSQGKVLQATIVAVGTGSKGKDGDTRPVSVKVGEKVLLPEYGGTKVVLDDKDYFIFRDGDILGKYVD from the exons ATGGAATGCGCATGCGCAGGATATGACCCTTTTCACGTGTGTTCGCTTCGTGGGTCAGTCACGGGCGTAAGGAGCGCGTGTGTGTCCTCTGCAGTAAGAGTAGCAGCGGCATTGTTAGTACGCGCCATg GCAgggcaggcatttaaaaaatttcTTCCTCTCTTTGACCGTGTGCTGGTTGAAAGATGTGCAGCTGAGACTGTAACTAAAGGAGGCATCATGATTCCAGAAAAATCTCAAGGAAAAGTACTACAAGCCACTATTGTGGCAGTTGGAACAGGCTCTAAAGGCAAG GATGGAGATACTCGTCCAGTTAGCGTAAAAGTTGGTGAGAAGGTTCTACTACCTGAGTACGGTGGAACAAAAGTTGTACTGGATGACAAG GACTATTTCATATTTAGAGATGGGGATATTCTTGGAAAATATGTCGATTGA